ACCGTGGGCACCGCGCGCTCCTCGAGACGGCCTTCGCCGCGGGCGACGAGGGCGTTTTCATCGGCGTCACGAGCGATGCCATGGCGCAGGCCTCGCGGTCGCGCAAGGTGCGGCCCCATGCGGAGCGGAAGGCCGCGCTCGAACGTTGGCTCGACGCGATGGGGTGGCTCCCCCGCGCGGAGGTCGCCGAGATCACCGACCCCGTCGGTCGCGCCCTCGAGCCGGCGTTCGACGCGATCGTCGCGACGCGCGAGACCGCGCGGACCGCCGAGGCGATCAACGCTTCGCGCGCCGGGCTCGGCCTCGCCCCGCTCGAGATCCTCATCGCGCCGTGGATCCTTGCCGACGACGGACGGCCCGTGAGCGCGACGCGCGTGCGCGCGGGCGAGGTGGACGTCGAGGGGCGGCTCCAGCGTCCCGCGCGCGTCGCGGTGGGCTCGGAGAACCCCGTGAAGGTCGCCGCGACGGCGGAGGCGTGGAAGCGCGCCTTCGGCGGCGGCGACGTGCGCGGCGTCGCCGTGAAGACCGACGTCCCCGAGCAGCCGTTCAACGACGAGACGTGGCGCGGCGCGGAGTCGCGGGCGCGCGCGGCGCTCGAAGCGGCCGGCGACTTCGATTTCGGCGTCGGCATCGAGGCGGGC
This DNA window, taken from Candidatus Thermoplasmatota archaeon, encodes the following:
- the yjjX gene encoding inosine/xanthosine triphosphatase — protein: MTRVCMGGTFDVLHRGHRALLETAFAAGDEGVFIGVTSDAMAQASRSRKVRPHAERKAALERWLDAMGWLPRAEVAEITDPVGRALEPAFDAIVATRETARTAEAINASRAGLGLAPLEILIAPWILADDGRPVSATRVRAGEVDVEGRLQRPARVAVGSENPVKVAATAEAWKRAFGGGDVRGVAVKTDVPEQPFNDETWRGAESRARAALEAAGDFDFGVGIEAGLVWDHVLNAWLDVQACVVVDRAGRATRGHGPGFEHPPFVLERALRHGESVGDALGRLADRATLGREEGAVGFLSRGALDRTELTTAAVLAALLPRLRPELYGL